One part of the Vibrio hyugaensis genome encodes these proteins:
- the uhpB gene encoding signal transduction histidine-protein kinase/phosphatase UhpB has protein sequence MRSYTITSICGLFMTGCSWFCLWVIAYYFVNDAELAILLFPFALRLGLTLHTRTKYWATIYLAEWGLTVALALLLEQPQWLMVLVASVLSIPVAYFAKRYYRGDQNQHLAVMAVVLLVTSCINVLAVGYHVQSVYMAWLASIAGGLLILPMCYLLWNYLFQSPWSPLTSNLLANEVQFKVRHILLYSVLLIASILVQTSLPDELKRFAPFCMAIPIIVLALRYGWQGALLATMLNSIALIAARSGVSNLEITDLLLSLSAQTLTGIMLGLAVQKQKDLNQKLRGELTRNQTLSRKLIQAEESVRRDVARELHDEIGQNITAIRTQASIIKRVDNAEMNTRCADMIENLSLNVYDTTKHLLSKLRPKMLDDLDLKDSVHQLTREMEFDNHGTRVVLDWQGDYESLGDTLKVTLFRLCQEALNNAAKYANATSIVIELSIDENISLNIADNGIGFKTEDCMKGMGVRGMQERVQALGGKMYIYSLNDHVDGTQIAITLPKV, from the coding sequence ATGCGTAGCTACACCATCACCTCTATTTGCGGTTTATTCATGACAGGATGCTCGTGGTTCTGTCTTTGGGTGATCGCTTATTACTTTGTGAACGATGCCGAGCTTGCGATCTTGTTGTTCCCCTTCGCGTTGCGTTTGGGATTAACACTGCACACGCGCACAAAGTATTGGGCAACGATTTACCTCGCCGAATGGGGATTAACCGTTGCACTCGCTCTACTTCTTGAACAGCCACAATGGTTGATGGTGTTGGTGGCCAGCGTATTGAGCATTCCCGTAGCGTACTTTGCTAAGCGTTATTACAGAGGCGATCAGAATCAGCACTTAGCGGTGATGGCGGTCGTGTTGCTCGTTACGTCTTGCATTAACGTACTTGCGGTTGGTTATCATGTTCAATCTGTATACATGGCATGGTTGGCAAGTATTGCTGGCGGTTTGTTGATTCTGCCAATGTGTTACCTACTCTGGAACTATCTCTTCCAGAGCCCTTGGTCGCCTTTGACCTCGAATCTACTGGCGAACGAAGTCCAATTCAAAGTTCGTCATATTCTGCTTTATAGCGTGCTGTTGATTGCCAGCATTTTGGTTCAAACCAGCTTGCCAGATGAGTTAAAACGCTTCGCGCCTTTCTGCATGGCAATCCCAATCATTGTGCTTGCGCTACGCTACGGCTGGCAAGGTGCACTGCTTGCGACCATGTTAAACAGTATTGCCTTGATCGCTGCGCGAAGCGGTGTTTCGAACCTAGAAATCACTGACCTGCTGTTGTCCCTTTCTGCACAAACCTTAACGGGCATCATGCTCGGTTTAGCAGTGCAGAAACAAAAAGATCTTAACCAAAAGCTACGTGGCGAACTGACGAGAAACCAAACCTTGTCTCGAAAACTCATTCAAGCGGAAGAGTCGGTGCGTCGTGACGTGGCAAGAGAACTGCACGATGAAATTGGTCAGAACATCACAGCGATTCGTACCCAAGCCAGCATCATTAAGCGGGTTGATAATGCCGAAATGAACACACGCTGTGCCGACATGATTGAAAACCTATCACTCAATGTTTATGACACCACCAAACATTTGCTGAGCAAACTGCGTCCGAAAATGCTCGACGATCTGGATTTGAAAGACTCCGTTCACCAGTTAACCCGTGAAATGGAGTTCGACAATCATGGCACTCGCGTTGTGCTTGATTGGCAAGGTGACTATGAGTCTTTAGGCGACACGCTAAAAGTCACCCTATTCCGTTTGTGCCAAGAAGCGTTAAACAACGCTGCGAAATATGCGAACGCGACGTCTATTGTTATCGAGCTGTCTATTGACGAGAACATTTCGTTGAACATCGCAGACAACGGCATTGGTTTCAAAACCGAAGACTGCATGAAAGGCATGGGCGTTCGTGGCATGCAAGAACGCGTACAAGCACTCGGCGGCAAAATGTATATCTACTCTTTGAACGATCATGTGGATGGCACACAAATCGCCATCACATTACCTAAGGTGTAA
- the uhpA gene encoding transcriptional regulator UhpA, with product MINVALVDDHVIVRSGFAQLLSLETDMNVVGEFSSVAEARVGLPACKPDVVILDISMADESGLALLSEIPSGIACVMLSVHDSPAMVEKSLKLGAKGYLSKRCSPDELIQAVRTSASGGCYLTPDIALKLATPSDKAATLTQLTRRENEVCQLLARGLDVKSIATELGLSHKTVHVHRANAMDKLGVKNNVELAKLFSQESF from the coding sequence ATGATTAACGTAGCGCTTGTTGATGACCATGTCATTGTTCGTTCTGGATTTGCTCAGTTGTTGAGCCTTGAGACAGACATGAATGTTGTAGGTGAATTTAGCTCGGTAGCAGAAGCTCGAGTGGGATTACCTGCGTGCAAGCCAGATGTGGTTATCCTAGATATCTCGATGGCAGACGAAAGTGGGCTTGCCCTACTCTCCGAAATCCCTTCTGGTATTGCTTGTGTCATGTTGAGCGTACATGACTCGCCAGCAATGGTTGAAAAGTCACTTAAACTCGGCGCAAAAGGTTACCTAAGTAAACGTTGTAGCCCTGACGAGTTGATTCAAGCCGTAAGAACCAGTGCATCGGGCGGTTGTTACCTAACGCCCGATATTGCGTTGAAGCTTGCGACACCAAGTGACAAAGCGGCGACGCTGACTCAATTGACTCGCCGAGAAAACGAAGTGTGTCAATTGCTGGCTCGTGGTTTGGATGTGAAGTCAATCGCCACTGAGCTTGGCTTAAGCCATAAAACCGTTCACGTTCACCGTGCAAACGCCATGGATAAGCTAGGCGTAAAGAACAACGTTGAACTCGCCAAACTGTTCTCGCAAGAGTCGTTTTAA
- the uhpT gene encoding hexose-6-phosphate:phosphate antiporter has protein sequence MLKFLEQVRKPTLDLPVEVRRKMWFKPFIQSYLVVFIGYLTMYLIRKNFNVAQNDMISTYGLSMTDLGLIGLGFSITYGIGKTVVSYYADGKNTKQFLPFMLILSGLAMLGFSFSMGGGSASLFMMVAFYALSGFFQSTGGPSSYSTITKWTPRNKRGSYLGLWNMSHNVGGAGAAGVALFGANYLFDGHVIGMFVFPSIIAIIVGFIGMRYGNDSPEAYGLGKVEELFDEAVSEEDEAAEGNQMTKKEIFVEYVLKNKVIWLLCFANIFLYIVRIGIDQWSTVYAYQELGLSKEAAISGFTLFEVGALVGTLMWGYLSDLANGRRALVACVSLGLIIVSLEFYQHATSEFMYLASLFVIGFLVFGPQLLIGVAAVGFVPKKAISVADGVKGTFAYLIGDSFAKLGLGMIADGTPIFGLTGWKGTFAALDTSAMICIVLLAFVAIAEEKKIRQNKKKLELAENQA, from the coding sequence ATGTTAAAATTCCTTGAACAAGTCCGGAAGCCTACCCTCGATCTTCCTGTCGAAGTACGTAGAAAAATGTGGTTCAAACCATTTATCCAATCCTACCTAGTGGTATTTATTGGCTATTTGACCATGTACCTGATCCGTAAAAACTTCAACGTCGCGCAAAACGACATGATTTCAACTTACGGTTTGTCGATGACCGATCTAGGTTTGATTGGTCTGGGTTTCTCGATTACTTACGGCATCGGTAAGACCGTAGTTTCCTACTACGCCGATGGCAAAAATACCAAGCAGTTCCTCCCTTTTATGCTTATCCTTTCTGGTCTGGCGATGCTTGGGTTCAGCTTCAGCATGGGTGGCGGTAGCGCGAGCTTGTTCATGATGGTCGCATTCTATGCACTGAGTGGTTTCTTCCAAAGTACTGGTGGTCCTTCTAGTTACTCGACCATTACTAAATGGACACCGCGTAACAAGCGTGGTTCTTACCTAGGTCTTTGGAACATGTCTCACAACGTAGGTGGCGCAGGTGCTGCAGGTGTGGCTCTGTTTGGTGCTAACTACTTGTTCGACGGTCACGTAATCGGCATGTTCGTGTTCCCTTCTATCATTGCGATCATCGTTGGTTTCATCGGTATGCGCTATGGTAACGACTCTCCGGAAGCCTACGGTCTAGGTAAAGTAGAAGAGCTATTTGATGAAGCAGTCAGCGAAGAAGACGAAGCGGCTGAAGGCAATCAAATGACTAAGAAAGAGATCTTTGTTGAGTACGTTCTGAAAAACAAAGTGATCTGGCTACTTTGCTTTGCAAACATCTTCCTTTACATCGTGCGTATCGGTATCGACCAATGGTCAACGGTTTACGCATACCAAGAACTTGGTCTATCAAAAGAAGCAGCAATCTCTGGCTTTACCCTATTCGAAGTGGGTGCGCTTGTGGGTACGTTGATGTGGGGTTACCTATCTGACCTTGCAAATGGTCGCCGTGCGCTAGTGGCTTGTGTTTCTTTAGGTTTGATCATCGTATCACTTGAGTTCTACCAACACGCAACCAGTGAGTTCATGTACCTAGCGTCGCTATTTGTTATTGGCTTCCTAGTGTTTGGTCCTCAACTGCTTATCGGTGTTGCTGCGGTTGGCTTTGTTCCTAAAAAAGCAATCAGTGTGGCAGACGGCGTAAAAGGCACATTCGCTTACCTAATTGGTGACAGCTTCGCGAAGTTGGGTCTAGGTATGATTGCAGACGGTACGCCAATCTTTGGTCTAACGGGTTGGAAAGGCACGTTCGCTGCCCTAGATACCTCAGCAATGATTTGTATTGTTTTGCTTGCTTTCGTTGCTATCGCAGAAGAGAAAAAGATTCGTCAAAACAAGAAGAAGCTTGAACTCGCAGAAAACCAAGCTTAA